A stretch of the Thiomicrorhabdus xiamenensis genome encodes the following:
- a CDS encoding Na/Pi cotransporter family protein, whose amino-acid sequence MSFLIVFIFLVVSFNAFSANEMVAVELQNGVELDWFQMTMGLAGGLALFLYGMDLMVRSLMMVAGDKMKGLLAKLTTNRVMGALTGAGITAVIQSSSITTVLTVGFVSAGLMTLTQAAGVIMGANLGTTVTAQIVAFKVTNFALLMIAVGFLMNFAGKLNKTRALGQLILGLGLIFFGMNLMSQGMAPLRSYQPFLDLMLEMQNPFLAILVGAFFTALIQSSSATIGIIIVMASNGFLTLPAGIALAMGAHIGTTITALLASIGKSRDALRTALVHTLFNVLVTLIWLPLIPDLAQWAVWMSSHDPGVNGSMAVLAQNVPREIANANTLMVAIALIVLLPFAPVFVWAVNRLVPKIEEEKVSMDLKPDHLDESFISTPSVAIQAVTLEIQSYQKQQSLFYKRMVALISDPDINKLSKEMVNLQKFKSYQQQILSYLARTAQGPLSDSEHTTYTELMLIVHGFESMRTAMEDHIVKVIDRMISEDIKPSDTMLNLVGQLTNEVAKSIDKSLNSLLENDPDSAIEVMGAESKIEHLIQEALDHQLKRFQRTEKRLSIFRFEMEIIEGFKQLYSLSKRLARAELGKANAATKAAHGEQKS is encoded by the coding sequence TTGAGTTTTTTAATTGTTTTTATTTTTCTAGTGGTCTCTTTTAATGCTTTTTCTGCGAATGAGATGGTTGCTGTTGAGCTGCAGAACGGAGTCGAACTTGATTGGTTTCAGATGACGATGGGGCTGGCAGGTGGGCTGGCTCTTTTTCTATACGGCATGGATTTGATGGTTCGCTCCTTGATGATGGTCGCCGGTGACAAGATGAAAGGGCTCCTGGCTAAGCTGACAACCAATCGCGTGATGGGCGCACTGACCGGTGCGGGAATTACCGCTGTCATTCAATCGTCTTCGATTACCACCGTTTTGACGGTTGGTTTTGTTTCCGCCGGTTTAATGACTTTGACGCAGGCGGCCGGAGTCATTATGGGGGCGAATCTCGGGACGACCGTTACCGCTCAGATTGTTGCTTTCAAAGTGACCAATTTTGCATTGCTGATGATCGCTGTTGGTTTTTTAATGAATTTTGCCGGGAAACTCAATAAGACCCGAGCTTTGGGACAACTGATTCTCGGATTGGGTCTGATCTTTTTCGGCATGAATCTGATGAGTCAGGGAATGGCTCCGCTGCGTTCTTACCAGCCATTTCTGGATTTGATGCTGGAGATGCAAAATCCGTTTCTGGCGATTTTGGTCGGTGCGTTTTTTACCGCTTTGATTCAGTCGTCATCGGCTACCATCGGGATTATTATTGTCATGGCCAGCAACGGCTTTCTGACCCTGCCGGCCGGTATCGCTTTGGCGATGGGGGCGCACATAGGTACCACCATTACCGCATTGCTGGCCAGTATCGGAAAATCCCGAGATGCGCTCAGAACGGCCTTGGTGCATACCTTGTTTAATGTTTTAGTGACGCTTATATGGTTGCCTCTGATTCCCGATTTGGCGCAATGGGCGGTGTGGATGTCGTCGCATGACCCTGGCGTTAACGGTTCCATGGCGGTTCTGGCACAAAATGTACCGCGCGAGATCGCGAATGCCAACACCTTGATGGTGGCCATCGCTTTAATTGTTTTGCTGCCTTTTGCGCCGGTTTTTGTCTGGGCGGTCAACCGACTGGTTCCCAAGATAGAAGAAGAAAAGGTTTCGATGGACCTTAAGCCGGATCATCTGGATGAAAGTTTTATTTCCACTCCGAGTGTTGCGATTCAGGCGGTTACTCTGGAGATCCAGTCCTATCAGAAGCAACAGTCGTTGTTCTATAAACGCATGGTTGCACTGATTTCCGATCCGGATATCAATAAACTCAGTAAAGAGATGGTAAATCTGCAGAAATTCAAAAGTTATCAGCAGCAGATTTTAAGTTATCTGGCGCGAACCGCCCAAGGGCCTCTGAGTGACTCGGAACATACTACTTATACCGAATTGATGCTGATCGTACACGGTTTTGAATCAATGCGAACCGCGATGGAGGATCATATCGTTAAGGTAATCGATCGCATGATTTCCGAAGATATCAAACCCAGTGACACCATGCTGAATCTGGTAGGGCAGCTGACGAACGAAGTAGCCAAATCAATCGATAAGTCCTTGAACAGTCTGCTGGAAAACGATCCCGATTCGGCGATTGAAGTCATGGGGGCTGAATCGAAAATTGAACACTTGATTCAGGAAGCGCTCGATCACCAGTTAAAACGTTTTCAGCGTACTGAAAAACGTCTGAGTATTTTCCGTTTTGAAATGGAAATTATTGAAGGTTTCAAACAGTTATATAGCCTATCGAAACGTCTGGCGCGGGCCGAATTGGGTAAAGCCAATGCGGCAACCAAAGCAGCGCACGGAGAGCAGAAATCGTAA